Proteins encoded by one window of Hyla sarda isolate aHylSar1 chromosome 13, aHylSar1.hap1, whole genome shotgun sequence:
- the LOC130297727 gene encoding uncharacterized protein LOC130297727 produces the protein MKAFTILLLVVIASAYVAAQLGGSLGGAGGGLGGNLGGGAGGLGGAAGGGLGGGTGGLGGAAGNVGGGVHVRSAEIGNVGGLLGDVVDKVGKLLGGGGGGVL, from the exons ATGAAGGCTTTCACTATTCTCCTCCTTGTTGTCATCGCTAGCGCCTATG TTGCTGCTCAGTTGGGAGGCTCTTTAGGAGGCGCTGGAGGAGGCCTTGGAGGAAACCTTGGAGGAGGCGCTGGAGGCCTTGGAGGAGCCGCTGGAGGAGGCCTTGGAGGAGGCACTGGAGGCCTTGGAGGAGCCGCTGGAAACGTG GGTGGAGGTGTTCATGTAAGAAGTGCAGAAATTGGCAACGTTGGAGGTCTTTTGGGTGATGTTGTTGACAAAGTTGGCAAATTACTTGGCGGTGGCGGTGGCGGTGTCCTATGA
- the LOC130297729 gene encoding uncharacterized protein LOC130297729, with amino-acid sequence MKAFTILLLVVIASAYVAAQLGGSLGGAGGGLGGNLGGGAGGLGGAAGNVGGDVHVPEADSGNGGGLLGVVDNLLGGVGGGVL; translated from the exons ATGAAGGCTTTCACTATTCTCCTCCTTGTTGTCATCGCTAGCGCCTATG TTGCTGCTCAGTTGGGAGGCTCTTTAGGAGGCGCTGGAGGAGGCCTTGGAGGAAACCTTGGAGGAGGCGCTGGAGGCCTTGGAGGAGCCGCTGGAAATGTT GGTGGAGATGTTCATGTACCAGAGGCAGATTCTGGCAACGGTGGAGGTCTTTTGGGTGTTGTTGACAATTTACTTGGCGGTGTCGGTGGCGGTGTCCTATGA